A section of the Candidatus Moraniibacteriota bacterium genome encodes:
- a CDS encoding ParA family protein — MAKVIAFVNQKGGVGKTTTTINVARYLAEAGKRVLLVDLDPQGNASSGLGVHIRNLEKNLYHSMIMGLPTTEIILDIGIPNLYLIPAAQDLAGAEIEMVHIAEREFRLYQVIRQIRSEFDYILIDSPPSLGLLTVNGLVASDGVIVPVQTEYYALEGLSQLLGTIELVREHLQPNLKIFGALLTLFDRRNRLARQVVEEVRRHFPGPVFDSVIPRSVRLAEAPSFGKSILDFDAFSKGARAYKSVAREIIAREEAEHDSAKVV; from the coding sequence ATGGCCAAAGTCATCGCGTTTGTGAACCAGAAAGGCGGGGTGGGGAAGACCACGACCACCATCAATGTCGCTCGCTATCTCGCGGAGGCGGGGAAGCGCGTCCTGTTGGTCGACCTCGATCCACAGGGCAATGCCTCGTCGGGCCTGGGGGTGCATATCCGGAATCTGGAAAAGAATCTGTACCATTCGATGATTATGGGGCTGCCCACCACTGAGATCATCCTCGATATCGGTATCCCGAATCTCTACCTCATCCCGGCGGCGCAGGACTTGGCAGGGGCTGAGATCGAGATGGTCCATATCGCTGAACGCGAGTTTCGTCTCTACCAGGTCATTCGTCAGATCCGTTCGGAGTTTGACTATATCCTCATCGACTCTCCGCCGTCCCTCGGTCTCCTCACGGTGAACGGGCTCGTCGCGAGTGATGGCGTCATCGTGCCGGTGCAGACCGAGTACTACGCGCTCGAAGGTTTGTCCCAACTTCTCGGCACGATCGAGCTCGTCCGGGAACACCTGCAGCCGAATCTGAAGATCTTCGGTGCGCTCCTCACCCTCTTCGACCGTCGGAATCGGCTGGCGCGACAGGTCGTCGAAGAAGTCAGGCGTCATTTTCCTGGTCCCGTTTTCGACTCGGTCATCCCGCGCTCCGTTCGTCTCGCCGAGGCGCCGAGTTTCGGCAAGTCCATCCTCGACTTCGATGCGTTTTCCAAAGGTGCCCGAGCCTACAAATCCGTCGCGCGTGAGATCATCGCCCGCGAAGAAGCCGAACACGACAGCGCTAAAGTGGTATAG
- a CDS encoding ParB/RepB/Spo0J family partition protein, with the protein MAQQYGLGRGLASLIPPKRNPVSDPAQPVAIGDIPVSALPPTTVSHPDVPLTREVAIGDIIPNPHQPRLHFDEAKLTELADSIREHGVLQPLVVSALGDGKYELIAGERRLQAAKRVGLATVPVVIRETSGDQEKLELAIIENIQRHDLNPIEEAKAYLRLTDEFGLHQDAVAKKMGKSRPNISNTLRLLTLPVEIQRAIIEGKISEGHAKALLSIDNPEKQRALFDLIIKEELTVRETEEKAREVSVRSHLRTAREPAPELAAKEEWLTEQLGTKVKIQPKGKGGKITIEFYSNEELNGILGRLA; encoded by the coding sequence ATGGCCCAGCAGTATGGACTCGGACGGGGATTGGCATCGCTCATCCCGCCGAAGCGAAATCCAGTATCTGACCCCGCTCAGCCAGTGGCGATTGGTGACATCCCGGTTTCGGCACTTCCACCGACCACTGTCTCACATCCCGATGTCCCGCTGACGCGAGAGGTCGCCATCGGTGATATCATCCCGAACCCGCATCAGCCCAGGCTGCATTTCGACGAAGCCAAACTCACCGAACTCGCTGACTCTATCAGGGAACACGGTGTCCTGCAGCCACTGGTCGTATCGGCCCTCGGTGATGGGAAGTACGAGCTCATCGCGGGGGAACGACGGCTGCAGGCGGCCAAGCGAGTCGGCCTCGCCACGGTCCCGGTCGTCATCCGCGAGACGTCGGGTGATCAGGAAAAGCTTGAGCTCGCCATCATCGAGAATATCCAGCGGCATGACCTGAACCCGATCGAAGAGGCGAAGGCCTACTTGCGGCTCACGGATGAATTTGGCCTGCATCAGGATGCCGTCGCGAAGAAAATGGGCAAGAGCCGACCGAATATCTCCAACACACTCCGGCTCTTGACTCTCCCGGTTGAAATTCAACGGGCCATTATCGAAGGCAAGATCAGTGAAGGTCATGCCAAGGCGCTCCTCTCCATCGACAATCCGGAAAAACAGCGCGCCCTCTTTGATCTCATCATCAAGGAAGAACTGACCGTCCGTGAGACTGAGGAAAAAGCCCGTGAAGTGTCGGTCCGTTCGCATCTGCGTACGGCGCGTGAGCCAGCCCCTGAGCTCGCTGCCAAAGAGGAGTGGCTGACCGAGCAGCTCGGGACGAAGGTGAAGATCCAGCCCAAGGGCAAGGGTGGCAAGATTACGATCGAATTCTACTCGAACGAAGAACTGAATGGCATCCTCGGAAGACTCGCGTAG
- a CDS encoding LamG domain-containing protein — translation MTTSRSLIRRAGVLDAVGDQYYTLSGWFNRDTATTTDTILAKSNGTADAMGYLVYLDATTDKLVFATRSALGDNTLETTSAYTAPGWHHFAIIFNIPRTGGNFGQIYIDGGIQNDNSIGGGYAGSIESTRAFVIGAESDGGNPFDGKLDEIRLYNRALSADEVAQLYRLTMPTGVDTSLKGYWSFNGSDTTGTTAYDRSGAGNNGTLTNGPTIAEGKLGQALNFDGVDDSVGITGLSFPDWQSASGYTISLWVKDFPDDLQDIVLFEMWNSGDNDERIRLGSNNYPPYQRLQVMAGRQYSQSEAYIPEYVYPSLDDTRIWHQLVVTANSSKLALFHNGVEVASDTAFTTFGSFSFDSIRIGGGASDYNGNPSNSYAGALVDEVRIYNRTLTTSEITALYNLGASDKVNTSVSQLQGTGRLDSGLAGYWKLDENTGTSAADTSTNASTGTLTNGPTWTTGRIGSAVNFDGVNDEIGVSDAPALDFGVGEAFSYAGWFNLSAVDGNEPLVMKSTNDASQGYGLFIHTTDLFNIMLNDATDDCSDYVDLNTTLTGAWHHYVWSVDTSHISRLYVDGTLRLTTDCSVSGDLSNADALSLGWMYAGTSQYFSGKQDDVRLYNRALSADEVAQLYRLTSPTGVDTSLKGYWSFNGPDVSGTTASDRSGAGNNGTLTNGPTITEGKLGQALSFDGTNDTVSISPTGLPTGSRTISVWAKAPLLDGSYRGVIGYGNQNNGEAFAIQINSSNEWVITGWGAPNAVSGGAVVLNQWTHIVGTYSGGNASIYVNGVLVGGPAAITSAPNLNYSAIGSRLDGGGDYFPGQIDEVRIYNRVLSDTEVKALYNSGR, via the coding sequence ATGACTACATCACGGTCGCTGATCCGGCGAGCGGGGGTGCTCGATGCGGTGGGGGACCAATACTACACGCTGTCGGGCTGGTTCAACCGCGACACCGCCACGACGACCGACACCATCCTCGCCAAGAGCAATGGGACAGCGGACGCCATGGGCTATCTGGTCTATCTCGATGCCACGACGGACAAGCTCGTCTTCGCTACCCGCAGTGCGTTAGGAGACAATACCCTTGAAACGACGAGTGCGTATACCGCGCCGGGTTGGCACCATTTCGCTATCATCTTCAATATCCCGCGGACGGGGGGCAACTTTGGTCAGATATATATCGATGGCGGTATTCAAAATGACAATTCTATCGGTGGTGGGTATGCTGGCTCGATCGAGAGTACACGCGCTTTCGTCATCGGGGCGGAGAGCGATGGCGGCAATCCCTTCGACGGCAAGCTTGACGAAATCCGCCTGTACAATCGCGCCTTGTCCGCCGATGAAGTCGCCCAGCTGTACCGTCTCACCATGCCCACCGGTGTCGACACGAGTCTGAAGGGCTACTGGAGTTTCAATGGGAGTGATACCACCGGTACGACGGCCTATGATCGCAGCGGCGCGGGGAACAACGGGACGCTCACCAATGGCCCAACCATCGCGGAAGGCAAGCTCGGCCAGGCGCTGAACTTTGATGGAGTGGATGATAGTGTTGGAATCACCGGACTCTCGTTTCCCGACTGGCAGTCAGCGAGCGGATATACCATATCATTGTGGGTGAAGGATTTCCCTGATGATCTCCAGGATATAGTCTTGTTTGAGATGTGGAATTCTGGAGATAATGATGAACGGATCCGTCTCGGAAGCAATAACTATCCTCCATACCAGCGGTTGCAAGTGATGGCCGGCCGGCAATATTCCCAGTCGGAGGCGTATATCCCGGAGTACGTATATCCATCTCTTGACGACACCCGGATATGGCATCAATTAGTTGTGACGGCGAATAGTTCAAAGCTGGCGTTATTCCACAACGGAGTGGAAGTGGCAAGCGATACCGCGTTCACGACTTTCGGATCGTTTTCATTTGATTCCATCCGTATCGGTGGCGGCGCGAGTGACTACAACGGCAACCCGAGCAACAGCTACGCCGGGGCCTTGGTCGACGAAGTCCGTATTTACAACCGGACGCTCACGACGTCGGAAATTACCGCACTCTATAATCTGGGTGCATCCGACAAAGTAAACACGAGTGTCTCCCAGCTCCAAGGCACTGGCCGATTGGACTCTGGCCTCGCTGGCTACTGGAAGCTGGACGAAAACACGGGCACAAGCGCGGCTGATACCAGTACCAATGCGAGTACCGGGACCCTCACTAATGGCCCCACCTGGACCACGGGCCGCATCGGGAGCGCGGTGAACTTTGATGGGGTGAATGATGAAATAGGAGTAAGTGATGCGCCGGCTTTAGATTTCGGGGTCGGCGAAGCATTTTCGTATGCTGGGTGGTTCAATCTTAGTGCTGTGGACGGCAATGAACCACTTGTTATGAAGAGTACGAACGATGCCTCACAGGGGTATGGTCTTTTTATTCATACTACCGACCTATTCAATATAATGCTGAATGATGCAACGGATGATTGTAGTGATTATGTTGACCTAAATACCACCCTCACCGGTGCCTGGCATCACTACGTGTGGTCCGTCGACACGAGCCACATCTCGCGCCTCTATGTTGATGGTACGCTACGCCTCACGACCGACTGTTCTGTCTCCGGTGATCTCTCTAATGCGGATGCCCTGTCTTTGGGGTGGATGTATGCCGGTACTTCCCAGTATTTTAGTGGCAAACAGGACGACGTTCGCCTCTACAACCGAGCGCTGTCCGCCGATGAAGTCGCTCAGCTGTACCGACTGACATCACCGACTGGCGTCGACACGAGTCTGAAGGGCTACTGGTCCTTCAATGGGCCGGATGTCTCGGGCACGACCGCCTCTGACAGGAGCGGCGCGGGCAACAATGGCACCCTCACCAACGGCCCAACCATCACCGAAGGCAAACTCGGCCAGGCTTTGTCCTTTGACGGGACAAATGACACTGTTAGTATCTCTCCGACCGGCTTACCCACCGGATCACGTACTATCTCTGTGTGGGCAAAGGCGCCTCTGCTTGATGGTTCCTATCGTGGTGTTATCGGATATGGAAATCAGAATAATGGGGAGGCATTTGCAATCCAGATTAATTCCTCAAACGAATGGGTAATCACTGGGTGGGGCGCTCCCAATGCTGTTAGTGGAGGTGCAGTGGTGCTGAATCAGTGGACTCATATCGTTGGTACGTATAGTGGCGGAAACGCGAGTATCTATGTAAATGGTGTCCTTGTTGGTGGTCCGGCGGCCATTACTAGTGCTCCGAATCTTAACTATTCTGCCATTGGGTCTCGTCTGGATGGAGGAGGAGATTATTTCCCCGGTCAGATAGACGAAGTCCGCATCTACAATCGCGTGTTGTCGGATACCGAAGTGAAAGCGCTCTACAATAGTGGCCGCTAG